TGCGCTCGACCTGGGGCTGGCGGACCACTTCGTGCCGCGCGAGCGGCGTGAGGCCCTGCTGGAAGCCCTGGGTGAGACCGATTACGGCACGCGCAGCCCCCGCGAGCTGCAGGCCGGGGTGCAGCGGGTTCTCGACGAGCTCGAGGCGCGCGACCGGGCTCCTGCGCCGCAGGTGGCGCCGCTGCTCGATCATCTTCAGGCGCTGGTCGGACAGGTCGATGCCGTCGCCGCGGTCGAGCGTATCCTCGAGGATCGCCGTGACGACGCCTGGCTCGTTGCCAATCGCAAGCGGCTGGCGGCCGGTAGCCCACTGAGCGCGCACCTGGTCTGGCGCATGCTCGAACGGCACCGTCACTCCAGCCTGGCCGATGCCTTCCGCGAGGAGCTGAACCTCTCGGTGCAGTGCTGCCGACGGGGCGATATCGCCGAGGGGGTCAGGGCGTTGCTGATCGACAAGGACAAGAGCCCGAAGTGGCAGCACGAAAGCGTCGCCCGCGTTCCCGAGGCGGACCTCCAGGCACTGCTGGCGCCGCTGTGGAGCGAGGAGGAGCATCCGCTTCGCGACCTCGGTCGCGAGTGACTCCTTGGACCCAAACCGCATTCTCTTTCATAACGACAATCAGGAGCAGCTCGCATGAAAATCGCCTTTATCGGCCTGGGCAACATGGGTGCCCCGATGGCCCTCAATCTGGTCAAGGCCGGCCATGAGGTCAGCGTCTTCGACCTGGTCGATGCCGCCATGCGGCGCCTCGAAGAGGCCGGAGCCCGGGCCGGTGCCAGTGCCGAGGACGCGACCCGCGGGGCCGAGGTGGTCATCTCGATGCTGCCGGCCGGCCAGCACGTTCGGCGCCTCTACATCGGTCAGCCGGAGGCGCCGGGACTGTTCGGTGCGCTCGAAGGCAAGCCGCTGATCATCGATGCTTCCACCATTTCGCCGGAGGATGCACGCACCGTGGGCGAGGCTGCCGCCGAGCGCGGGCTGACCTACCTCGATGCCCCGGTCTCCGGCGGCGTGGGTGGCGCCCAGGCCGGCACCCTGACCTTCATCGTCGGTGGCAGCCAGGCCGGCTTCGAGCAGGCCAGGCCGGTGCTCGAGGGCATGGGCAAGAACATCTTCCACGCCGGTGAGATCGGCGCCGGGCAGGTGGCCAAGATCTGCAACAACATGCTGCTCGGCATCCTCATGAGCGGCACCGCCGAGGCCCTGGCCCTGGGGGTCAAGAACGGCCTCGACCCCGCCGTGCTCTCGGAGATCATGAAGCAGAGCAGCGGCGGCAACTGGGCGCTCAACGTCTACAACCCCTGGCCCGGGGTGATGGAGGGTTCCGCCGCCTCGCGCGACTACCAAGGCGGCTTCCTCACCGACCTGATGGCCAAGGATCTCGGGCTGGCGTGGGAGCTGGCGCTGGGCTGCAAGGCCACGGTGCCGATGGGCTCCCAGGCGCGCAACCTGTTTGCGCTGCACGCGGCCCAGGGCAACGGCGGGCTGGACTTTTCCAGTATTCAGAAGCTTTACCGCTCGGGCGAGGAGAGCTGAGCCCCCTTTTGGCAGCTTGGCGAGAAACGGGCACAATCTTGTGCCCGTTTCTCGTTTCGAGGTCCCATGCCAACGTCCCCCTCCACGGCTGAAGGTGGCTCGCGACGCCCCATGCGGCGTGAGCTGCTCGAAGGTCCCATTGCCCTGACCCTGCTGCGCAAGTGCCTACCCGTCGTGGGCGGCATGATCGCCATGATGAGCTTCAACCTGGTCGATACCTGGTTCATCGCGCGGCTGGGGCCGCAGCCACTGGCGGCGGTGTCGTTCACGTTTCCCGTCGTGTTCGCGGTGATCAGCCTGGCCATCGGTCTGGGCATCGGCACCTCGGCAGTGGTGGCGCGGCTATTGGGGCGGGGCGATCACGACACGGTGCGGCGAAGGGCGACGGATGCCGCGCTGCTGGCGCTGGCGGTCGGCGTGCTGCTGAGCGTGCTGGGCCTGGCCACCCTCGAGCCGCTGTTCCGCCTGCTCGGAGCCGACGCCGCCCTGATGCCGCACATCCGCGACTACATGGGCGTCTGGTACCTGGGGGCGGCCGCGGTGATCGTGCCGCGGGTGCTCAACAGCGTGCTGCGCGCCCAGGGCAA
This portion of the Billgrantia sulfidoxydans genome encodes:
- a CDS encoding enoyl-CoA hydratase/isomerase family protein, which codes for MTELAVIFDELPTRDGGRIGVATLNSPKSLNALSLEMARQLDAKLAAWAVDRSIVAVWLEGAGEKAFCAGGDVVALYRSMTEAGDDPGAGRDSLFAETYFTTEYRLDYRIHTYPKPILVWGDGIVMGGGLGLMAGASRRLVTETTLIAMPEITIGLYPDIGASWFLNRMPPGVGAYLGITGGQLNARDALDLGLADHFVPRERREALLEALGETDYGTRSPRELQAGVQRVLDELEARDRAPAPQVAPLLDHLQALVGQVDAVAAVERILEDRRDDAWLVANRKRLAAGSPLSAHLVWRMLERHRHSSLADAFREELNLSVQCCRRGDIAEGVRALLIDKDKSPKWQHESVARVPEADLQALLAPLWSEEEHPLRDLGRE
- the mmsB gene encoding 3-hydroxyisobutyrate dehydrogenase, coding for MKIAFIGLGNMGAPMALNLVKAGHEVSVFDLVDAAMRRLEEAGARAGASAEDATRGAEVVISMLPAGQHVRRLYIGQPEAPGLFGALEGKPLIIDASTISPEDARTVGEAAAERGLTYLDAPVSGGVGGAQAGTLTFIVGGSQAGFEQARPVLEGMGKNIFHAGEIGAGQVAKICNNMLLGILMSGTAEALALGVKNGLDPAVLSEIMKQSSGGNWALNVYNPWPGVMEGSAASRDYQGGFLTDLMAKDLGLAWELALGCKATVPMGSQARNLFALHAAQGNGGLDFSSIQKLYRSGEES